One window of the Gemmatimonadota bacterium genome contains the following:
- a CDS encoding NUDIX hydrolase: MTDSPKVDSVRVYNGRILNLDLDRVRFPDGSVGELEMIRHPGASAVLPFASDPLGDDPQLLLIRQYRYAAEAFLYEIPAGRLDPDESPLECAKRELREETGCTAARVEPLITIYTTPGFTDEKIHLFMASGLTMGESHREADEFIEVVTRPLSEVLQLIERGEIVDGKTMIAILYAAGFRLGR; this comes from the coding sequence ATGACCGACTCCCCGAAGGTGGACTCCGTTCGGGTCTACAACGGACGCATCCTGAACCTGGACCTCGACCGGGTGCGCTTTCCGGATGGGTCGGTGGGCGAACTGGAGATGATTCGGCACCCGGGCGCCTCGGCCGTCCTGCCGTTCGCCAGCGACCCGCTGGGCGACGATCCCCAGCTCCTGCTGATCAGGCAGTACCGGTATGCAGCCGAGGCCTTCCTGTACGAAATCCCGGCCGGGCGGCTCGATCCGGACGAATCGCCGCTCGAATGTGCCAAGCGCGAGCTTCGCGAGGAAACGGGATGCACCGCTGCGCGTGTCGAACCCTTGATCACCATCTACACGACGCCCGGCTTCACCGACGAGAAGATCCACCTGTTCATGGCCAGCGGGCTGACGATGGGGGAGAGCCACCGCGAGGCCGACGAGTTCATCGAGGTGGTGACGCGCCCGCTGTCGGAGGTGCTGCAACTGATCGAACGCGGCGAGATCGTGGATGGCAAGACGATGATCGCGATCCTGTATGCGGCCGGTTTCAGGCTGGGGCGTTAG
- the mutS gene encoding DNA mismatch repair protein MutS — MSRDGTPLMQQYRDIKARHQDAILLFRMGDFYEMFFEDAEVASRVLGLTLTSRNNGGASEVPLAGVPVKAVNDYLRRLVQQGFRVAICEQVEDPKLAKGIVRREVVETITPGAAFADDLLDVARNNFLCAVHREGDTFGIAAADVSTGAFHLVVAPSRDAGAALARFAPSEVLVARGTSLVGAAAELHADGALVTERDGWEFDPELARDELARHFGVHSLEGFGVGGEAAAAIGAGGALLKYVRELQPAGVPHLARPTLERAGGVMPLDEMTRRNLELVESLRGESDHPNGRAAAERAGTLLGVFDRTQTPMGARLLRHWLLAPLLDKGAIDARLDAVGALVGDSLARGALREALDGVRDVERLASKAAAGRATPRELGALGSSLAQLPRVAGAIAHLADFGALGGIAGRWDSCPDLAEAIAATLVDRPPAAIGDEDAIRPGVDASLDELRALRDGGRDAIANIQSAERERTGITSLKVGYNRVFGYFIEITNANRHLIPDDYQRRQTLTGAERYVTPALKTYEEKVLTATERIEVRERELFEALRVRIGGAIRRLQDAASLVAQLDVLATLAEVASAERYVRPEITTGYDLDIVGGRHPVVERMMPRDKFIPNDVQLTDDARMIILTGPNMAGKSTILRQIGLIALIAQVGSFVPATRATIGVMDRIFTRVGASDNLVRGQSTFMVEMAETSAILHTATKRSLVLLDEIGRGTSTYDGVSIAWAVSEHLHDKTGAKTVFATHYHELTQLTDELAAARNFNVAVREVGEQVLFLHRLQAGGADRSYGIEVGRLAGLPEAVIRRAREVLKLLEGEALVAGLSGGKTRRREDEKTSGSSAAPQLSFFVVEPHAVVLKLKQVDVNQMTPLEAMKLLDELARLSREG, encoded by the coding sequence ATGAGCCGCGACGGCACCCCGCTCATGCAGCAGTACCGGGACATCAAGGCGCGGCATCAGGACGCGATCCTGCTGTTCCGGATGGGGGACTTCTACGAGATGTTCTTCGAGGACGCCGAAGTGGCGTCGCGCGTGTTGGGGCTCACGCTGACGAGCCGCAACAACGGCGGCGCCTCGGAGGTGCCGCTGGCGGGGGTGCCCGTGAAGGCGGTGAACGACTACCTGCGTCGCCTGGTGCAGCAGGGTTTTCGGGTGGCGATTTGCGAGCAGGTGGAGGATCCCAAGCTGGCCAAGGGGATCGTGCGTCGCGAAGTGGTGGAGACGATCACCCCCGGCGCCGCCTTTGCCGACGACCTGCTCGACGTGGCGCGCAACAACTTCCTGTGTGCGGTGCACCGCGAAGGCGACACGTTCGGGATTGCTGCAGCCGACGTGTCGACCGGGGCGTTCCACCTGGTGGTGGCGCCCTCGCGCGACGCCGGCGCCGCGCTGGCGCGCTTTGCGCCGAGCGAGGTGCTGGTGGCGCGCGGGACGTCGCTGGTGGGGGCGGCGGCGGAGCTGCACGCGGACGGTGCCCTGGTCACGGAGCGTGACGGGTGGGAGTTCGACCCTGAGCTGGCGCGCGACGAGCTGGCGCGGCACTTCGGGGTGCACTCGCTGGAGGGGTTCGGGGTTGGCGGCGAGGCGGCAGCGGCGATTGGGGCGGGCGGTGCGCTGCTCAAGTACGTCCGTGAGCTGCAACCCGCGGGCGTGCCGCACCTGGCGCGTCCCACGCTGGAGCGGGCCGGCGGGGTGATGCCGCTGGACGAGATGACGCGGCGGAACCTGGAGTTGGTGGAGTCGCTGCGAGGCGAGAGCGATCACCCCAACGGGCGCGCCGCGGCCGAGCGCGCGGGGACACTGCTCGGCGTCTTTGACCGGACGCAGACGCCGATGGGGGCGCGGTTGCTGCGCCACTGGCTCCTGGCGCCGCTCCTGGACAAGGGGGCGATCGACGCGCGGCTGGACGCGGTGGGGGCGCTGGTGGGGGACAGCCTGGCGCGCGGGGCGCTGCGCGAGGCGCTCGACGGCGTGCGCGACGTGGAGCGACTGGCGAGCAAGGCGGCCGCCGGGCGGGCGACGCCCCGGGAGCTGGGCGCGTTAGGCAGCTCGCTGGCGCAGCTCCCGCGCGTGGCGGGGGCCATTGCGCACCTGGCCGATTTCGGCGCGTTAGGCGGGATCGCGGGGCGGTGGGACTCGTGCCCCGACCTGGCCGAGGCGATTGCGGCGACGCTCGTGGACCGGCCGCCGGCGGCGATTGGCGACGAGGATGCGATTCGCCCCGGGGTGGACGCCTCGCTCGACGAGTTGCGCGCGCTGCGGGATGGCGGGCGCGATGCGATCGCCAACATCCAGTCGGCGGAGCGGGAGCGGACGGGGATCACGTCGCTCAAGGTGGGCTACAACCGCGTCTTCGGGTACTTCATCGAGATCACCAACGCCAACCGGCACCTCATCCCCGACGACTACCAGCGCCGCCAGACGCTGACTGGGGCGGAGCGCTACGTGACGCCGGCGCTCAAGACGTACGAGGAGAAGGTCCTGACGGCGACCGAGCGCATCGAGGTGCGCGAGCGGGAGCTGTTCGAGGCGCTGCGCGTGCGGATCGGCGGGGCGATCCGCCGGCTGCAAGACGCGGCGTCGCTGGTGGCGCAGCTCGACGTGCTGGCGACGCTGGCCGAGGTGGCGTCGGCGGAGCGCTACGTGCGCCCGGAGATCACCACCGGCTACGACCTCGACATCGTCGGGGGGCGCCACCCGGTGGTCGAGCGCATGATGCCGCGCGACAAGTTCATCCCCAACGATGTGCAGCTGACGGACGACGCGCGGATGATCATCCTGACCGGGCCCAACATGGCCGGCAAGTCGACCATCCTGCGGCAGATCGGGCTCATCGCGCTCATCGCGCAGGTGGGGTCGTTCGTCCCGGCGACGCGGGCGACGATCGGGGTGATGGACCGGATCTTCACGCGCGTGGGGGCGAGCGACAACCTGGTGCGCGGGCAGTCGACGTTCATGGTGGAGATGGCCGAGACGAGCGCCATCCTGCACACGGCGACCAAGCGGTCGCTGGTGCTCCTGGACGAGATCGGGCGCGGGACGTCGACGTATGACGGCGTCTCGATCGCGTGGGCGGTGAGCGAGCACCTGCACGACAAGACGGGGGCCAAGACGGTCTTCGCCACGCACTATCACGAGTTGACGCAGCTCACCGACGAACTGGCGGCGGCGCGCAACTTCAACGTGGCGGTGCGCGAGGTGGGGGAGCAGGTGCTCTTCCTGCACCGGTTGCAGGCCGGGGGGGCAGACCGGTCGTATGGCATCGAGGTGGGGAGGCTGGCAGGACTGCCGGAGGCCGTGATCCGGCGGGCGAGGGAAGTGTTGAAGCTGCTCGAGGGGGAGGCGCTGGTTGCTGGGCTCAGCGGGGGGAAGACGAGAAGACGAGAAGACGAGAAGACGAGTGGGAGCTCGGCAGCGCCGCAGCTTTCCTTTTTCGTCGTGGAGCCGCATGCGGTGGTGCTCAAGCTCAAGCAGGTGGATGTGAACCAGATGACACCGCTCGAGGCGATGAAGCTGCTCGATGAACTGGCGCGGCTGTCGCGCGAGGGCTAG
- a CDS encoding insulinase family protein, giving the protein MQLPLETYRLDNGLRVTLSEDHTAPIVAVNLWYHVGSANERPERTGFAHLFEHMLFQGSEHVAANEHFELVQRAGGTLNGSTWLERTNYYETLPSNQLAIALWLEADRMARLLPAMTQEKLDTQRDVVKNERRWSVDNQPYGTWWEKLPALAFPPDHPFHHSLIGSMEHLSDATLDDVAEFFRTFYTPDNAVLSIVGDVDPVEAKGLVQRYFGGIPRGTGRPSLPDMGVPPVFGEWRREVVADDVMVPRLFLAMRTPILGAADYFSASVAGAVLGSGRGSRLYQQLVRERQLASSVSVFTFDLAKGSDLLIVDATARPGVDGQTLEQAVGEALDAMHERGVTSDEVARAVALITTDLVTSLQSAQSRADKLSQFATFFGDPSMVNEQVERFQAVTADDVNRIARARLGRDNRASLLYVPRETPEGDGPDGAAWDDVGTKPEELA; this is encoded by the coding sequence ATGCAACTTCCCCTCGAGACCTACCGGTTGGACAACGGGCTGCGCGTGACGCTGTCGGAGGACCATACGGCGCCGATCGTGGCGGTGAACCTCTGGTACCACGTCGGGAGCGCGAACGAACGTCCGGAGCGCACCGGCTTCGCGCACCTGTTCGAGCACATGCTCTTCCAGGGCTCAGAGCATGTGGCGGCCAACGAGCACTTCGAGCTGGTGCAGCGCGCCGGGGGGACGCTCAACGGCTCGACCTGGCTGGAGCGCACCAACTACTACGAGACGCTTCCGTCCAACCAGCTGGCGATTGCACTGTGGCTCGAGGCAGACCGCATGGCGCGGCTGCTTCCTGCGATGACACAGGAGAAGCTGGACACGCAGCGCGACGTGGTGAAGAACGAGCGGCGCTGGTCGGTGGACAACCAGCCGTACGGCACATGGTGGGAGAAGCTGCCGGCGCTCGCCTTCCCGCCCGATCATCCGTTCCACCATTCGCTCATCGGGTCGATGGAGCACCTGAGCGATGCGACGCTGGACGACGTGGCCGAGTTCTTCCGGACGTTCTATACCCCCGACAACGCCGTGCTGTCGATCGTTGGGGATGTGGATCCGGTGGAAGCGAAAGGGCTGGTGCAGCGGTACTTCGGAGGGATTCCGCGCGGGACGGGTCGTCCATCGCTCCCTGACATGGGGGTACCGCCGGTGTTCGGGGAGTGGCGCCGCGAAGTCGTCGCGGACGACGTCATGGTGCCCCGTCTCTTTCTCGCGATGCGAACGCCGATCCTTGGCGCGGCGGACTACTTCTCGGCCTCGGTCGCCGGCGCGGTGCTGGGATCGGGACGAGGGAGCCGCCTGTACCAGCAGCTCGTGCGCGAGCGGCAACTGGCATCGTCGGTGTCGGTCTTCACCTTCGACCTGGCCAAGGGGAGCGACCTCCTGATTGTCGATGCCACCGCCCGCCCAGGCGTCGATGGCCAGACGCTGGAGCAGGCGGTGGGCGAGGCGCTCGACGCCATGCACGAGCGGGGGGTTACCAGCGACGAGGTGGCCCGCGCCGTGGCGTTGATCACCACCGACCTGGTGACGTCGCTACAGTCCGCACAGTCGCGCGCCGACAAATTGTCGCAGTTTGCTACTTTCTTCGGCGATCCATCGATGGTGAACGAGCAGGTGGAGCGATTCCAGGCCGTGACGGCAGACGACGTGAACCGCATCGCCCGCGCGCGACTGGGGCGCGACAATCGGGCCTCGCTGTTGTACGTGCCGCGGGAGACTCCCGAGGGAGATGGACCCGACGGCGCCGCATGGGATGACGTCGGTACGAAGCCGGAGGAACTGGCATGA
- a CDS encoding insulinase family protein: MSAAERPQPGVPRPYAFPTAERQRFANGLDVLVVPLRRLPIATALLMSDAGAECDAVTLSGVASLTAEALAEGTRSRDAVSLADTFEQLGGSLDTGVTWTHAECSTTVLAGRLPDALQLLAEVLREPAFPEGEVTRLREERLAELLQQRTEPRGLADDMFARFCFSAASRYARSEGGDEETVARLTRDAVVAHHAHFIVPSRSRLIVVGDVDVDGVMQLAESALGTWQATGATSPAVEVTPAQAHRQVHLVAKADAPQSELRVGHPSVTRAHPDFHALSVMNAILGGLFNSRINLNLRERHAYTYGAFSQFDWRRRASAFEAATAVRSDVTAAAVREILHEIDRMRNEPVSASELSLAVDYLTGVFPIRFETSAAIAAALAMREGYELAPDYYDTYRERIAAVTVDEVLRVAQTHLDPARLQVVAVADPSAVRDDLTALGIGAVREYDATGAPVTSP; the protein is encoded by the coding sequence ATGAGCGCCGCCGAGCGTCCGCAGCCGGGGGTGCCGCGCCCGTACGCCTTCCCCACGGCCGAGCGGCAACGATTTGCCAACGGCCTCGACGTGCTCGTGGTCCCGCTACGTCGCCTCCCCATCGCGACGGCGCTCCTGATGTCCGACGCCGGGGCCGAGTGCGATGCGGTCACCCTGTCGGGGGTCGCCTCGCTCACCGCCGAGGCGCTGGCCGAGGGGACGCGCTCGCGCGACGCCGTCTCGCTCGCCGACACGTTCGAGCAGCTGGGCGGGTCGCTCGACACGGGAGTGACGTGGACGCACGCCGAGTGCAGCACGACGGTGCTGGCGGGGCGGCTCCCCGACGCGTTGCAGCTGCTGGCCGAGGTGCTGCGTGAGCCGGCCTTTCCCGAGGGAGAGGTGACACGCCTTCGGGAGGAGCGGCTGGCCGAGCTGCTGCAGCAACGGACGGAACCGCGCGGGCTCGCCGACGACATGTTCGCGCGCTTCTGCTTCTCGGCGGCGAGTCGCTATGCGCGGAGCGAGGGCGGTGACGAGGAGACGGTGGCGCGGCTCACGCGCGACGCCGTGGTCGCGCATCATGCGCACTTCATCGTCCCCTCCCGAAGCCGCCTCATCGTCGTCGGCGATGTCGACGTGGACGGGGTGATGCAGCTGGCGGAGTCGGCCCTGGGGACGTGGCAGGCGACGGGCGCGACGTCTCCGGCGGTGGAGGTGACCCCCGCGCAGGCGCACCGTCAGGTGCACCTCGTAGCCAAGGCCGACGCCCCGCAGTCGGAGCTGCGCGTCGGTCATCCGTCGGTCACGCGCGCGCACCCCGACTTCCATGCGCTGTCGGTGATGAACGCCATCCTGGGCGGACTCTTCAACTCTCGGATCAACCTGAACCTGCGGGAGCGGCACGCCTACACGTACGGCGCCTTTTCCCAGTTCGACTGGCGCCGTCGCGCGAGTGCGTTCGAGGCTGCCACCGCGGTGCGCAGCGACGTGACGGCGGCGGCGGTGCGCGAGATCCTCCACGAAATCGACCGGATGCGGAACGAGCCAGTGAGTGCGAGCGAGTTGTCGCTGGCGGTGGACTACCTCACCGGCGTCTTCCCCATTCGCTTCGAGACGTCGGCGGCGATCGCGGCGGCGTTGGCGATGCGCGAAGGGTACGAACTCGCCCCCGACTACTACGACACGTATCGCGAGCGCATTGCCGCCGTGACGGTGGACGAGGTGCTGCGCGTGGCGCAGACGCACCTCGATCCCGCGCGCCTGCAGGTCGTGGCGGTGGCCGATCCCTCGGCGGTTCGCGACGACCTGACGGCGCTGGGGATCGGCGCGGTCCGGGAATACGATGCCACGGGTGCCCCGGTGACGTCGCCGTAG
- a CDS encoding YdcF family protein produces MESSSWTARRLVLGGLRLFAAAWLVSLGGVLLWGTRDSARPADAIVVLGAAQYAGRPSPVLKARLDHALGLWKRGLAPHVILTGGKGSGDTTSEAAVGRVYMLRRGVPDSALLLENEGRSTAESLGGVSRLASSRQISNVILVSDPFHMMRLQILSWRYHLRAVPSPTQTSPISANRMESITYVLSESLKVPLTALLALTPGATS; encoded by the coding sequence ATGGAGTCCTCATCGTGGACGGCCCGGCGACTGGTCCTTGGAGGGCTGCGCCTCTTCGCGGCGGCATGGTTGGTGTCGCTGGGCGGTGTGCTGCTGTGGGGAACTCGGGATAGCGCGCGTCCAGCGGACGCGATCGTGGTGCTGGGCGCCGCACAGTACGCGGGGCGGCCGTCGCCGGTGCTCAAGGCGCGCCTCGATCACGCGCTCGGACTCTGGAAGCGCGGACTCGCCCCGCACGTCATCCTCACCGGCGGCAAGGGCTCGGGTGACACCACCAGCGAGGCGGCCGTCGGACGGGTATACATGCTCCGTCGCGGCGTCCCGGACAGCGCCCTGTTGCTGGAGAACGAGGGGCGCAGCACCGCCGAGTCGCTTGGTGGCGTGTCGCGACTGGCGAGCAGCCGGCAGATCAGCAACGTGATCCTGGTGAGCGACCCGTTTCACATGATGCGGTTGCAGATTCTCTCGTGGCGTTACCACCTGCGCGCGGTTCCGTCCCCGACACAGACGAGCCCGATCTCAGCCAATCGCATGGAGTCGATCACCTACGTGCTTTCTGAATCGCTCAAGGTCCCGCTCACCGCGCTGCTGGCGCTGACGCCGGGGGCGACGAGCTAG
- the holA gene encoding DNA polymerase III subunit delta, with the protein MSAQGLRDLRKAIANRTFEPAYFFHGDDEYRKEAAVRELIAGAVDPATRDFNFDLLRGADVTPEQLASAVNTLPMMADRRVVVLRDVTALKKDARAVLERYLTRPSRDTVLIMTAPAGAKADKGIDHGATTIGFAVLREQELLEWVTRHAQDVHGVTISDRAVALLLSSVGADAGQMASEVDKLVSYTQGAPIDEEAVAAVVGVRHGESLGDFLDRVAARDAPGALALIEHVLLLPKSGLVPIIIALTVQTLAIGWARQARDRGIAEHRLASELFGLLKETGAYPMRSWSEATECWKKNVSRWDMASVEQALAALLAADRAAKDTKLSSDDQMLASLVCAMCTPARRFAA; encoded by the coding sequence ATGAGTGCCCAGGGGCTCCGCGACCTGCGGAAGGCGATCGCGAATCGCACCTTCGAGCCGGCCTACTTCTTTCACGGCGACGATGAGTACCGGAAAGAGGCGGCCGTTCGCGAGCTGATCGCGGGTGCCGTCGACCCCGCGACGCGCGACTTCAACTTCGATCTCCTGCGCGGCGCCGACGTGACGCCGGAGCAGCTCGCGTCGGCAGTGAACACGCTGCCGATGATGGCCGACCGCCGCGTGGTGGTCCTGCGTGACGTGACCGCGCTCAAGAAGGACGCGCGCGCGGTGCTCGAGCGCTACCTCACGCGCCCCTCGCGCGACACGGTATTGATCATGACGGCGCCTGCGGGGGCCAAGGCCGACAAGGGGATCGATCACGGCGCCACGACGATAGGCTTTGCGGTGTTGCGCGAGCAGGAGCTGCTGGAGTGGGTCACGCGCCACGCCCAGGACGTGCATGGCGTGACCATCTCCGACCGCGCCGTTGCGCTCCTCCTTTCCTCCGTTGGGGCTGACGCGGGGCAGATGGCGTCGGAGGTGGACAAGCTCGTCAGCTACACACAGGGAGCGCCGATCGACGAGGAGGCGGTGGCCGCGGTGGTCGGGGTGCGCCATGGCGAGTCGCTCGGCGACTTTCTCGATCGCGTGGCGGCGCGTGATGCCCCGGGCGCCCTGGCGCTCATCGAACACGTCCTGCTGCTTCCCAAGTCGGGACTGGTCCCGATCATCATCGCGCTCACCGTGCAGACGCTGGCGATCGGGTGGGCGCGACAGGCGCGGGATCGCGGGATCGCCGAGCACCGGTTAGCCAGCGAACTCTTCGGGTTGCTCAAGGAGACGGGCGCCTATCCGATGCGGTCGTGGAGCGAGGCGACGGAGTGCTGGAAGAAGAACGTCTCGCGCTGGGACATGGCGAGCGTCGAGCAGGCGCTGGCCGCGCTGCTCGCCGCCGATCGTGCGGCGAAGGACACGAAGCTCTCCTCGGACGACCAGATGCTGGCGTCGCTGGTGTGCGCGATGTGCACACCAGCGCGCCGGTTCGCTGCCTAA
- a CDS encoding energy transducer TonB, which yields MISFSFAQWTRAVRDVAAARGVGVAPVVPLVLAVAFVTACDRGAAGSGGMAVTPDSLPVFIGDSLPFDYPPGPYIQRIQDNVTLRLYLDEFGRPVPDSTRIHEHATVAAFDTSALDGSKELVFRPAMKDGKAIPFPVLFPIKFRVPDGPPMPGDSGAPVPKN from the coding sequence ATGATCTCGTTCAGTTTCGCGCAATGGACGCGTGCGGTCCGCGATGTGGCCGCGGCTCGCGGCGTCGGCGTCGCTCCTGTGGTGCCGCTCGTGTTGGCGGTCGCTTTCGTGACGGCGTGTGACCGGGGAGCGGCGGGGAGCGGCGGGATGGCGGTGACCCCGGATTCGCTCCCCGTCTTCATCGGCGACTCGCTCCCCTTTGACTATCCGCCGGGGCCGTACATCCAGCGCATCCAGGACAACGTGACGTTGCGGCTGTACCTGGACGAGTTCGGGCGCCCCGTCCCCGACTCGACGCGCATTCACGAGCATGCGACGGTCGCGGCGTTCGACACCTCGGCGCTCGACGGGTCCAAGGAGCTCGTCTTCCGCCCGGCGATGAAGGACGGGAAGGCGATCCCCTTCCCGGTGCTCTTCCCGATCAAGTTCCGCGTCCCCGACGGACCGCCGATGCCCGGCGACTCGGGCGCACCTGTTCCCAAGAATTAG
- a CDS encoding sigma-70 family RNA polymerase sigma factor: protein MAHSALQSAPLSSAGSAVREQLRQVDDGAVVSAFLGGEERAFQELVDRYQTRLLNFIYRTIGDRERAEDLVQEVFIRVYRHLHRFDRSKKFSTWIYTIASNLAKNELRNRSRNPLVLFQAIRKNWQDEDRPLQFEDPSSRPDDLYRKRHLRDLVEQSVDQLPEHHRQVFVLRELEGKSYEEIAEITECNLGTVKSRLNRARNAFAAIISPGLR from the coding sequence ATGGCTCACTCGGCACTCCAATCGGCGCCCCTCTCCTCCGCGGGTTCCGCGGTCAGGGAGCAGCTCCGACAGGTGGACGACGGCGCGGTGGTGAGCGCCTTCCTGGGCGGAGAGGAGCGGGCGTTTCAGGAGCTCGTGGACCGGTACCAGACGCGCCTCCTCAACTTCATCTATCGCACCATCGGCGACCGCGAACGCGCCGAGGACCTGGTGCAGGAAGTGTTCATTCGCGTGTACCGACACCTGCACCGATTCGATCGGTCCAAGAAGTTCTCGACGTGGATCTACACGATTGCCTCGAACCTGGCCAAGAACGAGTTGCGCAATCGCTCGCGCAATCCGCTCGTGCTCTTCCAGGCGATCCGGAAGAACTGGCAGGACGAGGATCGTCCGCTGCAGTTCGAGGACCCCTCGTCGCGGCCGGACGACCTGTATCGCAAGCGCCATCTGCGTGACTTGGTGGAGCAGTCGGTGGATCAGCTCCCCGAGCACCACCGCCAGGTGTTCGTCCTCCGCGAGCTGGAGGGGAAGTCGTATGAGGAGATCGCCGAGATCACCGAGTGCAATCTCGGGACGGTCAAGTCGCGGTTGAACCGGGCGCGCAACGCCTTCGCGGCGATCATCAGCCCGGGGCTCCGGTAA
- a CDS encoding SPOR domain-containing protein, with protein sequence MPISRHVPPLVAVAALLLALPGRARPAQAQRPDSTVARVQRLVNAGDRAGGRALADSLLQSAAEGTHAYAEALYARAFASSSAVEAERDYLRVSVEYSLSPRAEEATMMVAQLKLARSDRLGARRNFERLVREHPDGALTSKAAFWAGRLALEDGDLVRGCQSLGLSRARVSSDDVELANQIDYYSQRCSASALAAAASAAAADSAAATAATGTAGRTKGKTPSKPTARDERPAPRERAPAPPPERVVEPPVQPPVEPPVVVPPAAVPVDSVATPSKPAKMYSVQVAAFPKQRDADALAEVLQQRGFEVRVWGTKAPFRVRVGRYATREEAEGARARMKASRVNGLVVEAESP encoded by the coding sequence ATGCCGATTTCCCGACACGTTCCGCCGCTCGTCGCGGTCGCCGCGCTCCTGTTGGCGCTTCCGGGACGTGCGCGTCCGGCGCAGGCGCAGCGCCCCGACTCGACCGTCGCCCGCGTGCAGCGCCTGGTGAATGCCGGCGACCGGGCCGGGGGGCGCGCGCTTGCCGATTCCCTGCTGCAATCGGCGGCGGAAGGGACGCACGCGTACGCCGAGGCGCTGTATGCGCGCGCCTTCGCCTCGTCGAGTGCGGTGGAGGCCGAGCGCGACTACCTGCGCGTGAGCGTGGAATACTCCCTGTCGCCACGCGCCGAAGAGGCGACGATGATGGTGGCGCAGCTCAAGCTGGCGCGAAGCGACCGTCTGGGGGCGCGCCGCAACTTCGAGCGCTTGGTGCGCGAACACCCCGATGGGGCGCTGACGTCCAAGGCGGCGTTCTGGGCCGGGCGACTGGCGCTGGAGGATGGGGACCTGGTACGAGGGTGCCAATCGCTGGGACTCTCGCGCGCCCGCGTGTCGTCGGACGACGTAGAGCTGGCCAACCAGATCGACTACTACAGCCAGCGCTGCAGCGCGAGTGCCCTCGCGGCCGCGGCGAGTGCAGCGGCCGCCGATTCGGCGGCGGCGACGGCCGCGACCGGGACGGCGGGTCGTACGAAGGGGAAGACGCCGAGCAAGCCGACGGCGCGCGACGAGCGGCCGGCCCCGCGCGAGCGCGCCCCCGCGCCCCCACCCGAGCGCGTGGTGGAGCCGCCCGTGCAGCCGCCCGTGGAACCCCCGGTTGTTGTGCCCCCGGCAGCGGTGCCGGTCGATTCGGTGGCCACGCCCAGCAAGCCGGCCAAGATGTACAGCGTCCAGGTGGCCGCCTTTCCCAAACAGCGTGATGCCGACGCGTTGGCCGAGGTGCTGCAGCAGCGCGGATTCGAGGTGCGCGTGTGGGGAACCAAGGCGCCCTTCCGGGTGCGCGTGGGGCGCTATGCCACGCGAGAGGAGGCCGAGGGGGCACGCGCGCGCATGAAGGCGTCGCGGGTGAACGGCCTGGTCGTGGAGGCCGAGTCGCCATGA
- a CDS encoding TetR/AcrR family transcriptional regulator, which yields MPAARRQDVRASEARERLLAATLRCAARDGGGALSLQSIAEEASVSKALVLYHYQDKERLLATTIRWLTGRLLAREASALAQSTAGSVLEDFWRWLDEELQRGELRVLIELAQERGVETRRALEESALQRQQTAEQTVSRVFQLLDLSPRLPAAMIASSELAFRDGLVLWAWRQPDRSARVAFDVFWLSLLSLAR from the coding sequence ATGCCCGCCGCCCGCCGCCAGGACGTGCGTGCCAGCGAGGCCCGCGAGCGGTTGCTCGCGGCGACGCTGCGCTGCGCTGCGCGCGATGGGGGCGGGGCGCTCTCGCTGCAGTCGATCGCCGAGGAGGCGTCGGTGTCGAAGGCGCTCGTCCTGTATCACTACCAGGACAAGGAGCGCCTGCTCGCCACGACCATTCGCTGGCTGACGGGGCGCCTCCTCGCGCGCGAAGCGAGCGCGCTGGCGCAGAGCACGGCGGGCTCGGTGCTCGAGGACTTCTGGCGCTGGCTGGACGAGGAGCTGCAACGCGGTGAGTTGCGCGTGCTCATCGAGCTCGCGCAGGAACGTGGCGTGGAGACGCGCCGGGCGCTGGAGGAATCGGCGCTGCAGCGACAGCAGACGGCCGAGCAGACGGTGTCGCGTGTGTTCCAGCTGCTGGACCTCTCGCCACGCCTTCCGGCGGCGATGATCGCCTCGAGCGAACTGGCGTTTCGCGATGGGTTGGTCCTGTGGGCGTGGAGACAACCTGATCGCAGCGCGCGGGTCGCCTTCGACGTGTTCTGGCTGTCGCTCCTGAGCCTGGCGCGGTAG